The Candidatus Sysuiplasma acidicola genome contains the following window.
CTCCTCGTCTGAAACAGTCACCGTTACACAGCAGTCAACCGGCGCCAACATAACGGCTGCTGTGCAGTCTAACGGCACATTTACGGTAAGCCTGCCTTCCTCCAGCTACTCGATCAACATAACTTACTCCACCACTTCCTCTACTCCGGGTCAGAAATATGTCGTGTATTATGGTGAAGCAACAGTATCTCTGACCTCTGCGACCTTCGTGCCTATAAACGCGACACTGCACAGTGATAACAGCTCCGTCACCGGCACGGTGTCCTGGTTCTACGGCACCGGCGCACAGTCAAATATTGAATTTACTGCATCATCCAATACATCGGACACATTCAACGTCACCACAGCTGTCAACGGCTCCTTCTCAGCCTCGTTGCAGCCCGGAAGCTATCACGTGCGTGTCCTCTCCACCGGTTACACCGGTTCAAATTACACCACGATACAGGTCGTTCAGGGAACGTCCATGGTGCTCAATCCCGTTCTCCACACTTCATACAACGTGACAGGCTCACTGTCCGTATCGGGCATAGGCCCGGTCAGTGCACAGGTCACATTCATGTCGAACGCTTCATCGATAAGCGCTGTGGCTGTCAACGGTGCGTATTCCGTCCCCATGCCTGCAGGCAAATATGCGGTCTTCGCATCTTACTCAATGAAGTCGCATGGCACCACTTATTACTATGAATATGCAGGAAACCTTACGCTTGGTTCACCGGCATATGTGCCCATTACAATGAATCTCAAAACTGTCTATTCGATAAGCATGAAGGTTCTTTCCAGTCAGCAGAACGGAGGCTCGGGCGGTTTTTCCGAAGTAACCGTTCTGGTCAACAATACAGGTGATGTCCCGATAACGCTCAGCATGGGTGTTGTGACGAACGGCTGGTACGGCTCCTTCAGTCCTGCATTCCTGTCGCTTGGAACGGGCAGCAATTCCTCCGCTGTCGTCAAGGGCATTATGTTCACATCGGCTGCCGTAGGCGGCGGAAACTCCTCGGTATACATACAGGCATATTCGCCGCATCTCACTGTTTCATCAGACACAGTAAAGGTCAGCCTGAGCGTTCCAACCTTCTACTCCTTCAACGGCAAAATTTCCTATTATGCACGTGAAGAACCGGGCAGGGTGTTCTCCGTCAACCTGGCCGTTTACAACAACGGGAATGCGCCAGCCAGTTTCGTCGTTTCCATCAGCAATTATGCTGAACTGCTGAAAGAGGGATGGACGGGCGGCATATCCACAGCACTATCAGGACCGTTTAACCACAATTCGACATCGTTTTCTCTTTCTGCCGGACAGAATCAGTCTATAACTATCACACTGACAGCAAACAGTTCTGACACTCCTAACGTCGTGCCGATAGGAGTTTACATCGTCAACACAAACACAAACAAATCAAGCTCCATGTCGGTGCCAATAAGTCTGCCTAATCCCGTCGTGTCGCTCAGCGGCATCTCGGTCAGCGGGCATGGCGCATCGGTTGTTCCTCCGCCTCTGTTTACGTCAAAGAGAGGGATCATCATATTCATACTGGCGGCTATAGTCATAGCCGATATCTACATGGCAAAAAGGAAGAGGCTGATCAGATGAAAAAGTTTCTTCTCACTTTGGCAGCATTGCTGTTGCTCATGCCATCGCTTTCCGGGGCGGTAATGGCCATACCTGCATATCAGAACAGTTCAGCACCGCTTAACGTCTACCTGGCCGGACCCTCTCTGGTGGCCAACGGCTCGACTTCACAGTACTATCTAAATCTCTCGGGGGGCCCGTCCGGCTCCACGTCATTCAACTATTCCTATTCGGCAACAGTGCACGCCTCGAATATCACCGGATCCAGCGTGAGTCCATCGTCAGGAAAGAGTCCAACCGGTGTATTTCCGATAAACATAACCGCCACCTCCGGTTCGGGCGTCATGACGATCGTCGTTAACGCGTCCTATGCTGCAGGAAGCGTTACTGTAAACAAGTCACAGTCATTCCTCATTACTGTTGTGCACCCGATAGTAATCATCGTTCCTATTGTCAACAACGGCAATGTGGGAGTGCACAACGTTCCGGTTTCCATGTATGTGGATGGCGTATTTGTCCAGTCTCAGACTGTGAGTATTGCTGCCCACAATGAGACAAACATCACGTTCGACTGGATTGCTTATTCATACTCTCCCGGGACTCACTACATTACGCTCGTTATAGATCACAACGGGACGCTTCTGTTTTCAAACGGTGCCAGCCGGACTACCGTCACTCTGTACATACCGTCCAGCACGTTTACCATGATTGACGATCTGCTGATTTCAGGCATAATTCTTGCGAGCGTTGCCTTCTTCCTGATTTACATGAGAAGACCCAAACCCAGAAAATGAGTTGGCGGGCCGGGACCGGGAGTTGAACCCGGGTCTAGGGATCCACAGTCCCACAGGATACCGCTACCCCACCCCGGCCATGCGCATCTGTGAAATAGGGGGCATTATTTAAAGTTATGACGATGCTGTTTCCATGGATTAACGCCGGCAGGGGAAAGGCAGTCATGTGTGCAGGCGATGAGGCGGATGGTGCTGCTGATGCAGGATGAGGCTGAGCGGAACGTGCTGGACAGGACGGAAGCGATGGTCAGGAACAGGCTCTGCGGAGAGAGCTCCGGACATGACTGGTGGCATGTTCTGCGAGTCAGGAGAAACGCCGCACTAATTGCCTCTGCAGAGGAAGGCGTGAACACATATGTTGTGGAGCTCGCATCGCTGCTGCATGACATTTCCGACTGGAAGTTCAACGGCGGAGATGCTGCTGCAGGTTCCAGGGAAGCCGAAGAATGGTTGAGAAGGCTCGGAGTGCCTGAAGAGACCATCCGGAACGTGTGCACTGCAATCAGCGAAGTGTCGTTCAAGGGAAGCGGCACGAGCACGATCCCATCCACGCTGGAGGGCAAAATCGTGCAGGACGCTGACAGGCTGGACGCCATAGGGGCGATAGGCATAGCAAGAGCTTTTGCATACGGTGGCAGGATGGAGAGGGAGATATACGACCCGTCGGTAAAACCCCACATGCACCGGACCTTTGAAGAGTACAAGCGAAGCAGGAGTCACACGATTAACCATTTCTATGAAAAATTGCTGCTTCTGAAGGATATGATGAACACTGAAACTGCTAGGCAGTTGGCCGTGGAAAGACATGATTTTATGCTAGCATACATTGACAGATTCAAGCGGGAATGGGAAGGGACTCTCTGAAAATTGCGGAAGTGCTGAATAATATGCCAGAAACAAACATTGCTGCCAGCAGGACTGCCCTTGTGGTCATAGATCTGCAGAAAGGTATCACCTCAATACCTGTATTCCCGCGTGGTTCCGGTGAAGTCATCGCAAACGCTGCCACGATTGCAAATGAATTCAGAAAGAAGAAGATGCCTGTGTTCCTCGTCCGAGTTATGCCCGGCCAGCCTCTCGGCCTCACGCCGGAAAGCGATGCCCAGCCGCCTGCGGCTCAAAGCTTCCCTTCCGGCTGGGCCGACATTGTTCCAGAACTCGGTCCCATGGAGGAGGATGTTGTCATCACTAAGAGACAGTGGGGCGCATTCTACGGCACGGAACTTGAAATGCAGCTGAGAAGGAGGGGCATCGATACAATCGTGCTGTGCGGCATATCGACGAACATAGGTGTCGAGAGCACGGCGCGATTCGCATACGAGTTCGGATTCAACCAGATATTCGTTGAAGACGCCATGGCTGCAAGATCCGAAGAGGAACACCGTCTTGCCATGCGCACGACGTTTCCGAGGATGGGAAGAGTAAGGAGCACTTCGGATGTGCTTGTGGCGCTGTCCCGCTGCTGATGCGCACCGGTGCGAATACAAAGTCAGACAGGTGGCACGTTACAATTAAATACATTGGCACTGAATATTTGGCCCGAGGATTCATAATGGTGGACGTGAAGGAACTTGCTTCCAGGGCGATGGAATTGCACAGGAAGGGCCTTAAGCCCATGGAAATAGGAGATGAGCTGCATCTGAGTCCTGACACCGTTGGTTATCTGCTTGAAGAAGGACTGGAAGGAACGCTTCCGCCATCTGACGTGAAAATCGGCTGGCGTTCAGTCGGTGTGAGTCCGAAGAGGATGAGGCTGGCGTCGGAGATTCTTGCCGACATAGCGCAGGAGGAGATAACGAAGCAGGGCAAACCTGCGGACGCCGTTGCAGGCATAGCTATAAACGGGGTGCCGTTCGCCCTGTCCATGGCTGAAATAATGGGACTCGAGATTATCGTCTACCGCCCTCCGCCGGAAAGAGGAAAATCTGTCGGTGCCTTCAGTTCCAATTATGCGGCAACAGCCGGAAAGCGTGTCATACTCGTTGACGATGTATTGTCTACCGGGCACGCAATGGAGTTTGCGATTAATGACGTCAAGGCATCCGGCGGAGAGCCGGTAATGGCCGTTGTGATGGTAAATAAGAGCAGCCTTAACGAGATTGCAGGCATACCGCTGAGGGGAATGATTCGCGCACGTTCCATTGGCGGCACCATACTCGGCGGAGGGCCCCTTCGTTCCTTCGCATACAAGTGAAGAGTCGGCATACATCTTCGTGACCGTGGCACATCAGCCGCTGGAAGCATCTTGTTTATTTATCGGCACATCAATAAACTGTAGCGGAGAGTGGAATATCCTGCCTTAGCCCGCAGACCGGAGTTGGCGCATGCCGACAGAGCCGTTCAGACGCATCATCACGGCTTGAAAGCGGAATATCAGCCCATTTGCATAGTTTCTGATGATTTCCGTTTTTCATACGATGTTTCAAGGCGCTTCTTTGAGCTCAGATTGCATTTCTATCAGGCAGAAAACGACGCCGGCATACCCCGGGAAGCGGGCATAATAGTGAAGAAGGGACTGTCCGGTGTTTCCATCCAGGGGAGACGTTTTATCATTTACGGTGATGCAGAGGAATGCTCAGCAAAGGCGTGGCTCATACAGGGTGGCCTTGTCAACTGGAAGATCCGGGCTGTTGTAGGTATAGATCCGGGTGAGAGGCCGGGCATAGCCATTTATTCCGCAGGGAAGCGAATAGCTGTCACAAGCGCTTCGTCACCCGAAGACGTTTCGCGCTTTACGCGCGTTATATCCTCCTTGGTTGGCGTCAGGCGTGTTCTCGTCCGCATAGGAAACGGCGATCCGACAAACAGAAACAGAATCATCCGTTCCGTCTGGTCCACATGCCACTCCGTGGAGATTGTTGATGAGAAGAGTACGAGCAGGATTGCCGGTTCGGACGGCGAGGCAGCAGCCATCATCGCCGGAACACCGGGTATCAGTCTCAGTGAGCTGCCTGAACTCTCTCCTACAGACGGTGAAATCAGAAACATACAGCGCAGGAGCAGACTTTCAAGCGGCGGTCTTACAACAATATCCAGAACCATGGCAAAGTCTGTTGCCACGGGCGAATACACACTTGATGAAGCAATCAGGAAACAGAAGTCTGTCGACAGGAAGAGAACGTCAAAATAGATGCCTGCCGATGATTCTGCTCGGTCCGCCAACGCTGCACCGTATGGTCTCTATTCCGATTTCCCTGATTCTCTTTTCCACTTCTGCCGATTCGCCTTCAGGGGAGTTGATGTATACCGTCGCGCCTGTATCTATGGAAAAGTAGGCGCTCAGCCCATCCTTTCTCATTGCACGCACTTCCTCGATTACTTTCAACGTGTCCGGTTTCCACAGCAGCATACCGCCGGGCCCAGTCATGGTTACGGCGTGAAGAACGAGCGTATCTCTTTCGGCAATCCTGCCTATCCCGTCAACATCGCCCGCTCTTATTGCTTTCTCCATCTCATCGAGCGCCCCGTCCAGATACGCGAGCCGTCCCTGAAACAAGGGTGAATGCAGGACCTCCGCGTGCGCATCCTCTGTCTGTTTGACAGTTTTCACTATGGCAACCACAATGCCCATCTGAAGATCTTCCGGTCCGGCGATACATCTGGCAATGCTGTCATCATCCCCGCTGCCCTTGTACCATCTGGCGAAACCGCCTGCGACAGATCTGGAAGCGGAGCCTGCGCCTAGTCTGGCGATTGCCGAAACGCGATCGGTATCGAGTTTGAGTCCCGCGGCAGTGCACGCAGCAGTTGCAAGAGCTGCAAATCCCGAGGCGGATGCACCGAGTCCTATGCCTGATTCGAAATCACTCACGGATACTATTCTGAAATGCTCCTCTATTGATGCCATCTCTCTGACACGGTCGACGACGCTCAGCACGCGCTCAAATGATCTGCCACCGGCCTTCTTCCCGTCTATCACAGCACTGTCCTGGTCAGATTCGCCAAATTCTATGGTGGTGGTGGTCGTTATCGGTGCCGTTGCCACGGAGATGGAATCATGGAAAGGAAGACGCAATTTTTCATCTTTCAGACCATGGTATTTCACAAGTCCCTGCATTGGGTGAGCAACGGCTGTTGCCTTCATTGATGACATAATCGTGATGCCTCAGACATCTATTATGAAACGTGCGTAACCCTTATCAATATTTAATTCAAGCATGTGGTATGTCACCGCCTTCACATCATCCTTCAGCACATGTCTTCGCCTGTCGATTTTCTCACCTTTTACGGTGGAAGACAGCCGGAGTCCATTCACCCTGACTGAGAAATCACAAAAGAGGAAATGCATCGTACTGCAGAGAAATATAAGTTCGCTC
Protein-coding sequences here:
- a CDS encoding HD domain-containing protein yields the protein MQDEAERNVLDRTEAMVRNRLCGESSGHDWWHVLRVRRNAALIASAEEGVNTYVVELASLLHDISDWKFNGGDAAAGSREAEEWLRRLGVPEETIRNVCTAISEVSFKGSGTSTIPSTLEGKIVQDADRLDAIGAIGIARAFAYGGRMEREIYDPSVKPHMHRTFEEYKRSRSHTINHFYEKLLLLKDMMNTETARQLAVERHDFMLAYIDRFKREWEGTL
- a CDS encoding hydrolase, whose protein sequence is MPETNIAASRTALVVIDLQKGITSIPVFPRGSGEVIANAATIANEFRKKKMPVFLVRVMPGQPLGLTPESDAQPPAAQSFPSGWADIVPELGPMEEDVVITKRQWGAFYGTELEMQLRRRGIDTIVLCGISTNIGVESTARFAYEFGFNQIFVEDAMAARSEEEHRLAMRTTFPRMGRVRSTSDVLVALSRC
- a CDS encoding orotate phosphoribosyltransferase-like protein, producing the protein MVDVKELASRAMELHRKGLKPMEIGDELHLSPDTVGYLLEEGLEGTLPPSDVKIGWRSVGVSPKRMRLASEILADIAQEEITKQGKPADAVAGIAINGVPFALSMAEIMGLEIIVYRPPPERGKSVGAFSSNYAATAGKRVILVDDVLSTGHAMEFAINDVKASGGEPVMAVVMVNKSSLNEIAGIPLRGMIRARSIGGTILGGGPLRSFAYK
- a CDS encoding diphosphomevalonate decarboxylase produces the protein MSSMKATAVAHPMQGLVKYHGLKDEKLRLPFHDSISVATAPITTTTTIEFGESDQDSAVIDGKKAGGRSFERVLSVVDRVREMASIEEHFRIVSVSDFESGIGLGASASGFAALATAACTAAGLKLDTDRVSAIARLGAGSASRSVAGGFARWYKGSGDDDSIARCIAGPEDLQMGIVVAIVKTVKQTEDAHAEVLHSPLFQGRLAYLDGALDEMEKAIRAGDVDGIGRIAERDTLVLHAVTMTGPGGMLLWKPDTLKVIEEVRAMRKDGLSAYFSIDTGATVYINSPEGESAEVEKRIREIGIETIRCSVGGPSRIIGRHLF
- a CDS encoding archease, with product MRYRLLEHTADIRIEAFGKDINEIFENSAYALFDQITDIGIVRKKGTESITLEAGSQDTLLVDYLSELIFLCSTMHFLFCDFSVRVNGLRLSSTVKGEKIDRRRHVLKDDVKAVTYHMLELNIDKGYARFIIDV